GGCGCGAAGACGACCAGCGAGAGCGCCGGCGCGCGCCCCTCGCTCGCGAACCAGTGCACGGCGCCGCGCGGGATCAGGGCGGCGTCGCCCGCGGCGAGCGAACGGCGCGCCTCGCCGAGCGTGAGCACGCCCCGCCCGCGCAGCACGAACACCGTGAGGTCGTGTGCGACGTGCCGGTGCGGGCTCTCGCTGCCGCGCACCTGCACGAGGTGGTAGCTCGCGCTCGCGGTGCGGCCCACCTCGTCGGCGCGGATGGCCTGGCCCGCGGCGAGCGGGTGCGTGGCGAGGAACTCGTCGAGCCCGGCCGCGAGCGACCCGACCGCGACGCGCGGCGCGCGCGCGGCGCAGGCCGCGAGCCCGGCCGCGAGCACGGCGGCGATCCGCCTCCCCCTCGCCCCCCGGGCGTCGCACCTGGTCGC
This sequence is a window from Deltaproteobacteria bacterium. Protein-coding genes within it:
- a CDS encoding cupin domain-containing protein, whose protein sequence is MLAAGLAACAARAPRVAVGSLAAGLDEFLATHPLAAGQAIRADEVGRTASASYHLVQVRGSESPHRHVAHDLTVFVLRGRGVLTLGEARRSLAAGDAALIPRGAVHWFASEGRAPALSLVVFAPPLDAPDTVPAEAR